Proteins from one Dermacentor variabilis isolate Ectoservices chromosome 1, ASM5094787v1, whole genome shotgun sequence genomic window:
- the LOC142591482 gene encoding phosphoenolpyruvate carboxykinase, cytosolic [GTP]-like isoform X1 gives MSASGSTQFLVRQRTPAAATGLRVGPASDSVRDGGRSLKCLQSQLAPVSACARALSTSTSFQQQPQPATLSVLPNHVRAYVEEKQRLCQPSAVHICDGSEAENNHLLDLMLKAGSIVPLPKYRNCYLARTDPADVARVESKTFITTERREETIPTPKEGIKGTLGNWMSPTDLQKALGDRFPGCMKGRTMYVIPFSMGPLGSPLSKIGIQLTDSPYVVASMRIMTRMGSEVLRTLGSGPFIKCLHSVGQPLPMKTPPVNSWPCNPEKTIITHIPDNNEICSFGSGYGGNSLLGKKCFALRLGSILAQREGWLAEHMLILGITNPKGQKKYIVAAFPSACGKTNLAMMTPTLPGYKAECVGDDIAWMKFDEQGVLRAINPEYGFFGVAPGTSMATNPNAMKTIEENTIFTNVAETSDGGFWWEGMPEPSPGIRIKSWRGEDNWTRAHGTPAAHPNSRFCTPAGQCPIIDPAWEDPKGVPISAILFGGRRPQGVPLVYEAFNWQHGVFIGSAMRSEATAAAEHKGKVIMHDPFAMRPFFGYNFTNYQRHWLSLGTEAGRKLPKIFHVNWFRKGSDGKFLWPGFGENSRVIDWICRRVDGENGTAKESPIGYLPSDGALNLDGLQEPVNMKELFDVNKDFWLQECSEVRKYFDEQLGKDLPNEISQELEQLEQRVKAM, from the exons ATGTCTGCCTCCGGATCGACGCAGTTCTTGGTCCGCCAGAGGACCCCCGCCGCCGCGACTGGCCTGCGCGTAGGCCCTGCCTCGGACAGCGTACGGGACGGCGGACG GTCCCTGAAATGTTTGCAGTCGCAACTGGCTCCCGTGAGCGCGTGCGCTCGCGCGCTGAGTACCTCGACGTCGTTCCAACAGCAGCCGCAGCCGGCCACGTTGTCGGTGCTGCCGAACCATGTTCGCGCCTACGTCGAGGAGaagcagcgcctgtgccaacccAGTGCCGTGCACATCTGCGACGGCAGCGAGGCCGAGAACAATCACCTTCTCGACCTTATGCTCAAGGCTGGCAGTATCGTGCCTCTGCCCAAGTACCGGAACTG CTACTTGGCCCGGACAGACCCAGCTGATGTTGCCCGTGTTGAGAGTAAGACATTCATCACTACGGAGAGGCGGGAAGAAACCATTCCAACACCAAAAGAAGGCATCAAAGGCACCTTGGGCAACTGGATGTCTCCAACAGATTTACAGAAGGCCCTTGGCGATCGCTTCCCTGGTTGCATGAAAG GTCGGACCATGTACGTGATCCCATTCAGCATGGGGCCTCTTGGCTCTCCATTGAGCAAGATTGGCATTCAGCTCACAGATTCGCCGTATGTGGTTGCCAGCATGCGCATCATGACTCGCATGGGCTCGGAGGTGCTGCGGACTTTGGGAAGTGGCCCATTCATCAAGTGCTTGCACTCTGTGGGACAGCCACTGCCCATGAAGA CACCTCCTGTGAACAGCTGGCCTTGCAATCCTGAGAAGACTATTATTACGCACATTCCAGACAACAATGAGATCTGTTCATTTGGTAGTGGCTATGGTGGCAACTCTCTGCTTGGAAAGAAGTGCTTTGCCCTACGTCTTGGTTCTATATTGGCACAGAGAGAAGGCTGGCTGGCTGAGCACATGCTG attttgGGCATTACAAACCCTAAAGGACAGAAAAAGTACATTGTTGCTGCCTTCCCTAGTGCCTGTGGGAAAACCAATCTGGCCATGATGACCCCAACCCTCCCTGGCTACAAAGCAGAATGCGTTGGGGATGACATTGCTTGGATGAAATTTGATGAACAAGGCGTACTCAGAGCCATCAACCCTGAATACGGATTCTTTGGAGTGGCTCCTG GCACTTCCATGGCTACTAATCCAAATGCAATGAAGACCATAGAGGAGAACACCATCTTCACCAATGTGGCTGAAACAAGTGATGGTGGCTTTTGGTGGGAAGGCATGCCAGAACCAAGTCCAGGCATTCGCATCAAGTCATGGCGTGGCGAAGACAACTGGACTCGGGCTCACGGCACACCTGCTGCACACCCCAACTCTCGGTTCTGCACTCCCGCTGGCCAGTGTCCCATCATAGACCCTGCCTGGGAGGACCCTAAGGGTGTGCCCATCTCTGCCATTCTCTTTGGTGGACGCAGGCCTCAAG GTGTTCCATTGGTCTATGAAGCTTTCAACTGGCAGCATGGTGTTTTCATTGGATCAGCCATGAGGTCTGAAGCTACTGCTGCTGCAGAGCATAAAG GCAAGGTGATAATGCATGACCCATTTGCCATGCGACCATTTTTTGGATACAACTTCACAAACTACCAAAGGCATTGGCTGAGCCTTGGTACAGAGGCAGGAAGGAAGCTTCCCAAAATCTTCCACGTCAACTGGTTCCGCAAGGGCTCTGATGGAAAATTCTTGTGGCCTGGCTTTGGTGAAAACAGCCGTGTGATCGACTGGATCTGCCGTCGTGTGGATGGTGAAAATGGAACTGCTAAG GAATCTCCCATTGGCTACCTCCCTTCGGATGGAGCTTTGAACCTGGATGGCCTTCAAGAGCCTGTGAACATGAAGGAGCTGTTTGATGTGAACAAGGACTTCTGGCTTCAAGAATGCAGTGAAGTTCGCAAGTACTTCGACGAACAACTTGGCAAGGACCTGCCCAATGAAATTTCCCAGGAGCTGGAACAGCTGGAGCAACGGGTGAAGGCTATGTAG
- the LOC142591482 gene encoding phosphoenolpyruvate carboxykinase, cytosolic [GTP]-like isoform X2, protein MKIITCLPRSLKCLQSQLAPVSACARALSTSTSFQQQPQPATLSVLPNHVRAYVEEKQRLCQPSAVHICDGSEAENNHLLDLMLKAGSIVPLPKYRNCYLARTDPADVARVESKTFITTERREETIPTPKEGIKGTLGNWMSPTDLQKALGDRFPGCMKGRTMYVIPFSMGPLGSPLSKIGIQLTDSPYVVASMRIMTRMGSEVLRTLGSGPFIKCLHSVGQPLPMKTPPVNSWPCNPEKTIITHIPDNNEICSFGSGYGGNSLLGKKCFALRLGSILAQREGWLAEHMLILGITNPKGQKKYIVAAFPSACGKTNLAMMTPTLPGYKAECVGDDIAWMKFDEQGVLRAINPEYGFFGVAPGTSMATNPNAMKTIEENTIFTNVAETSDGGFWWEGMPEPSPGIRIKSWRGEDNWTRAHGTPAAHPNSRFCTPAGQCPIIDPAWEDPKGVPISAILFGGRRPQGVPLVYEAFNWQHGVFIGSAMRSEATAAAEHKGKVIMHDPFAMRPFFGYNFTNYQRHWLSLGTEAGRKLPKIFHVNWFRKGSDGKFLWPGFGENSRVIDWICRRVDGENGTAKESPIGYLPSDGALNLDGLQEPVNMKELFDVNKDFWLQECSEVRKYFDEQLGKDLPNEISQELEQLEQRVKAM, encoded by the exons GTCCCTGAAATGTTTGCAGTCGCAACTGGCTCCCGTGAGCGCGTGCGCTCGCGCGCTGAGTACCTCGACGTCGTTCCAACAGCAGCCGCAGCCGGCCACGTTGTCGGTGCTGCCGAACCATGTTCGCGCCTACGTCGAGGAGaagcagcgcctgtgccaacccAGTGCCGTGCACATCTGCGACGGCAGCGAGGCCGAGAACAATCACCTTCTCGACCTTATGCTCAAGGCTGGCAGTATCGTGCCTCTGCCCAAGTACCGGAACTG CTACTTGGCCCGGACAGACCCAGCTGATGTTGCCCGTGTTGAGAGTAAGACATTCATCACTACGGAGAGGCGGGAAGAAACCATTCCAACACCAAAAGAAGGCATCAAAGGCACCTTGGGCAACTGGATGTCTCCAACAGATTTACAGAAGGCCCTTGGCGATCGCTTCCCTGGTTGCATGAAAG GTCGGACCATGTACGTGATCCCATTCAGCATGGGGCCTCTTGGCTCTCCATTGAGCAAGATTGGCATTCAGCTCACAGATTCGCCGTATGTGGTTGCCAGCATGCGCATCATGACTCGCATGGGCTCGGAGGTGCTGCGGACTTTGGGAAGTGGCCCATTCATCAAGTGCTTGCACTCTGTGGGACAGCCACTGCCCATGAAGA CACCTCCTGTGAACAGCTGGCCTTGCAATCCTGAGAAGACTATTATTACGCACATTCCAGACAACAATGAGATCTGTTCATTTGGTAGTGGCTATGGTGGCAACTCTCTGCTTGGAAAGAAGTGCTTTGCCCTACGTCTTGGTTCTATATTGGCACAGAGAGAAGGCTGGCTGGCTGAGCACATGCTG attttgGGCATTACAAACCCTAAAGGACAGAAAAAGTACATTGTTGCTGCCTTCCCTAGTGCCTGTGGGAAAACCAATCTGGCCATGATGACCCCAACCCTCCCTGGCTACAAAGCAGAATGCGTTGGGGATGACATTGCTTGGATGAAATTTGATGAACAAGGCGTACTCAGAGCCATCAACCCTGAATACGGATTCTTTGGAGTGGCTCCTG GCACTTCCATGGCTACTAATCCAAATGCAATGAAGACCATAGAGGAGAACACCATCTTCACCAATGTGGCTGAAACAAGTGATGGTGGCTTTTGGTGGGAAGGCATGCCAGAACCAAGTCCAGGCATTCGCATCAAGTCATGGCGTGGCGAAGACAACTGGACTCGGGCTCACGGCACACCTGCTGCACACCCCAACTCTCGGTTCTGCACTCCCGCTGGCCAGTGTCCCATCATAGACCCTGCCTGGGAGGACCCTAAGGGTGTGCCCATCTCTGCCATTCTCTTTGGTGGACGCAGGCCTCAAG GTGTTCCATTGGTCTATGAAGCTTTCAACTGGCAGCATGGTGTTTTCATTGGATCAGCCATGAGGTCTGAAGCTACTGCTGCTGCAGAGCATAAAG GCAAGGTGATAATGCATGACCCATTTGCCATGCGACCATTTTTTGGATACAACTTCACAAACTACCAAAGGCATTGGCTGAGCCTTGGTACAGAGGCAGGAAGGAAGCTTCCCAAAATCTTCCACGTCAACTGGTTCCGCAAGGGCTCTGATGGAAAATTCTTGTGGCCTGGCTTTGGTGAAAACAGCCGTGTGATCGACTGGATCTGCCGTCGTGTGGATGGTGAAAATGGAACTGCTAAG GAATCTCCCATTGGCTACCTCCCTTCGGATGGAGCTTTGAACCTGGATGGCCTTCAAGAGCCTGTGAACATGAAGGAGCTGTTTGATGTGAACAAGGACTTCTGGCTTCAAGAATGCAGTGAAGTTCGCAAGTACTTCGACGAACAACTTGGCAAGGACCTGCCCAATGAAATTTCCCAGGAGCTGGAACAGCTGGAGCAACGGGTGAAGGCTATGTAG